A part of Andrena cerasifolii isolate SP2316 chromosome 10, iyAndCera1_principal, whole genome shotgun sequence genomic DNA contains:
- the Ranbp16 gene encoding ran-binding protein 16 isoform X2, producing the protein MCVPNILLPGNGVFVRCYCTVYCRTTEVRQLELLCKQLYESQDSAHRAEAEKALVAFQNAPDTLTKCQLLLDRGDSAYAQLLAATTLTKLVSRSAGLSLQQRLDIRNYVLNYLATQPKLPNFVIQALVTLFARISKLGWFDSDKDEFVFRNVVSDVAKFLQGSVEHCMIGVQFLSQLTCEMNHVSDVDANRSLTKHRKIASSFRDTQLFEIFKLSCTLLSTARENCKNLNFNDEAQHGLIRELLKLAQNCLTFDFVGTSADESSEDLSAIQIPNSWRPVFLDSKSLKLFFDLYHSLPYTLSSLALSCLVQMASVRRSLFSNPERTQFLTHLVNGVIHIIQNPRGLSDPGNYHEFCRLLLRLKSNFQLGELILLEHYPEDIQLIAKFTVQSLQMWQFSPNSLHYLLALWHKLVSSIPYVKAGDRHLLDIYTPEVVNAYITSRFESVAVVVRERLEDPLDDLGVVHLQLEQISVIGRCEYQKTYTLLVQLFDQAARAYQELMTQPQASPAQQMDTSIQEGQLTWLVYIIGGVIGGKVTFNTNEEYDAMDGELVCRVLQLMNLTDSRLAQGGCEKLELAMLSFFEQFRKIYVGEQVQKNPKVYRRLSDVLGVNDESMILGILIRKIITNLKYWGRSEQIISKTLQLLNDLSVGYSCVRKLVKLEEVQFMLNNHTGEHFPFLGNNVPVTEMRCRSMFYTSLGRLLMVDLGEDEERFHTFMLPLTGALESLGQLMGAADPSLFAAEEAKKALIGLARDLRGLAYAFNTKTSYMMLFDWIYPNYTPILLHAVELWHYQPQVTTPVLKLFAELVQNRCQRLQFDASSPNGILLFREASKVICSYGNRILGVDVPKDQIYPLKLKGISICFSMLKAALCGNYVNFGAFRLYGDEALDNALNTFVKLLLSIPQSDLLDYPKLSTTYYVLLECLAQDHMVFLSTLEPRVFLYILSSISEGLTALDTMVCTGCCATLDHIVTYLFKQLYPKGGYARRKNAVVPGGGDLLQVLKQHPEILQQILSTVLNVIMFEDCRNQWSMSRPLLGLILLNEEYFNQLRENIIRSQPVDKQATMAQWFENLMEGIERNLLTRNRDRFTQNLSLLIKDINDILKGPYTSVNSVSDMMAL; encoded by the exons ATGTGTGTCCCGAACATTTTGCTGCCGGGAAACGGAGTATTCGTTCGATGCTACTGCACTGTTTATTGCCGGACGACA GAAGTACGGCAGCTGGAGTTGCTGTGCAAGCAGTTGTATGAGTCTCAAGATTCTGCGCATCGCGCAGAGGCAGAGAAAGCGCTTGTTGCATTTCAAAATGCACCGGATACGCTTACAAAATGCCAGCTCCTACTTGATCGAGGAGATTCTGCGTACGCTCAGTTATTGGCGGCCACCACATTGACAAAATTGGTTTCACGTTCGGCGGGGCTCAGCTTACAACAAAGGCTGGACATAC GGAATTATGTTCTCAACTATTTAGCAACTCAACCAAAATTACCAAACTTTGTGATACAAGCTTTGGTTACGTTATTCGCTAGGATATCCAAGCTTGGTTGGTTCGATTCTGATAAAGACGAATTCGTCTTTAGAAATGTGGTCAGCGACGTAGCAAAATTTCTTCAG GGATCCGTGGAACACTGTATGATAGGAGTCCAGTTCCTTTCTCAACTGACTTGTGAAATGAATCATGTGTCGGACGTAGATGCGAATAGGTCTCTTACGAAACATAGAAAAATTGCCAGTAGCTTCAGAGATACGCAGCTTTTTGAAATATTCAAGTTGTCGTGCACTTTATTAAGTACAGCACGCgagaattgtaaaaatttaaatttcaacgaCGAAGCACAG CACGGTCTGATCAGGGAGCTTTTAAAGCTTGCTCAGAACTGTTTAACATTCGACTTTGTCGGAACATCAGCGGATGAAAGTTCGGAAGACCTTAGTGCGATACAAATTCCAAACAGCTGGAGGCCTGTATTCTTGGATTCGAAATCGTTAAAGCTCTTCTTTGATTTATATCATAGTTTACCGTACACGTTGTCATCGTTGGCCCTCTCGTGTTTGGTCCAAATGGCATCTGTTAGGAGGAGTTTATTTTCAAATCCAGAAAGAACACAATTCCTAACGCACTTGGTTAATGGTGTGATACACATAATACAAAATCCTCGTGGCTTGAGCGACCCTGGAAACTACCATGAATTTTGTAGACTACTGTTGAGATTAAAAAGCAACTTTCAACTCGGAGAACTGATCTTACTTGAGCATTATCCAGAAGATATACAGTTAATTGCAAAGTTCACAGTACAGAGCTTACAAATGTGGCAATTCTCACCAAACAGTTTGCATTACCTTCTAGCCCTGTGGCACAAGCTGGTGTCATCTATACCTTACGTGAAAGCAGGAGATCGACATTTATTAGACATATACACGCCAGAAGTTGTAAACGCATATATCACTTCAAGATTTGAATCGGTTGCGGTCGTAGTTAGGGAACGTTTGGAAGACCCGCTCGATGATTTAGGGGTGGTACATTTACAATTAGAGCAAATATCGGTAATTGGCAGGTGTGAATATCAAAAGACATATACCTTGTTGGTACAACTGTTTGATCAAGCTGCCAGAGCTTACCAAGAATTAATGACGCAGCCCCAAGCATCTCCGGCCCAACAAATGGATACATCTATACAAGAGGGTCAACTCACATGGCTTGTGTACATTATAG gtgGTGTCATTGGTGGGAAAGTAACATTTAACACCAACGAAGAGTATGACGCGATGGATGGTGAATTAGTCTGCAGAGTACTTCAATTAATGAATTTGACTGATTCGAGACTCGCGCAAGGTGGCTGTGAGAAATTGGAGTTGGCAATGTTGAGTTTCTTTGAGCAATTTCGTAAAATATATGTAGGCGAACAGGTTCAAAAAAATCCAAAGGTATACAGAAGACTGTCGGATGTTCTGGGAGTGAACGATGAATCTATGATACTCGGTATTCTTATCCGAAAGAT AATAACAAATCTCAAGTATTGGGGTCGTAGCGAGCAAATTATTTCCAAAACGTTACAACTATTAAACGATCTCTCTGTGGGTTATAGCTGTGTTCGTAAACTTGTAAAATTAGAAGAAGTACAATTTATGCTCAACAATCACACA GGAGAGCATTTTCCATTTTTGGGAAACAACGTCCCTGTAACGGAAATGCGTTGCAGATCAATGTTCTACACGTCCCTGGGTAGATTACTGATGGTAGATTTGGGGGAAGACGAAGAAAGGTTTCACACGTTTATGTTACCCTTAACGG GCGCATTAGAGAGCTTGGGTCAATTAATGGGCGCTGCCGATCCTTCGCTTTTCGCGGCAGAAGAAGCAAAAAAGGCACTGATCGGCTTAGCGAGAGACCTGAGGGGTTTAGCTTATGCGTTTAATACAAAAACATCATACATGATGCTGTTCGATTGGAT ATATCCAAATTACACACCAATTTTATTGCACGCTGTGGAATTATGGCACTATCAACCGCAAGTTACAACACCTGTCCTGAAATTATTTGCCGAATTAGTACAAAATAGGTGTCAACGATTACAATTTGACGCATCTTCTCCGAATGGGATTCTATTATTTCGGGAGGCTAGTAAAGTAATATGTAGTTACGGTAATCGCATATTGGGCGTTGATGTTCCAAAGGATCAAATATACCCTTTAAAACTCAAGGGAATAAGTATATGCTTTAGTATGTTAAAAGCAGCTTTATGTGGCAACTACGTGAATTTTGGAGCGTTCAGATTGTACGGTGACGAAGCATTGGACAACGCGCTGAACACATTTGTAAAATTACTTCTCAGTATACCACAGAGTGATTTACTG GATTACCCGAAACTATCTACAACGTATTACGTGTTACTCGAGTGCTTGGCACAGGATCACATGGTTTTCCTCTCTACCTTAGAACCCAGAGTTTTCTTGTACATTCTATCGAGCATCAGTGAAGGCCTTACAGCATTAG ATACAATGGTTTGTACTGGTTGCTGCGCCACTCTTGATCATATCGTgacatatttatttaaacaacttTATCCAAAAG GGGGCTACGCGAGAAGAAAAAATGCCGTGGTTCCAGGTGGTGGAGATTTATTACAAGTTCTAAAGCAACATCCCGAAATCCTTCAGCAAATATTGAGCACTGTATTAAATGTGATAATGTTCGAGGACTGTAGGAATCAATGGAGTATGTCACGTCCCCTTTTAggattaattcttttaaacgaaGAA TATTTTAATCAATTACGAGAAAATATCATTAGAAGCCAACCAGTTGATAAGCAGGCAACAATGGCACAATGGTTTGAGAACCTCATGGAAGGAATTGAAAGGAATTTACTCACAAGGAATAGAGATag GTTTACACAAAATTTATCGTTGCTTATAAAAGATATAAATGATATCTTGAAGGGACCTTATACATCTGTAAACTCTGTCAGTGATATGATGGCTTTGTAG
- the Ranbp16 gene encoding ran-binding protein 16 isoform X5: MDHIQEVRQLELLCKQLYESQDSAHRAEAEKALVAFQNAPDTLTKCQLLLDRGDSAYAQLLAATTLTKLVSRSAGLSLQQRLDIRNYVLNYLATQPKLPNFVIQALVTLFARISKLGWFDSDKDEFVFRNVVSDVAKFLQGSVEHCMIGVQFLSQLTCEMNHVSDVDANRSLTKHRKIASSFRDTQLFEIFKLSCTLLSTARENCKNLNFNDEAQHGLIRELLKLAQNCLTFDFVGTSADESSEDLSAIQIPNSWRPVFLDSKSLKLFFDLYHSLPYTLSSLALSCLVQMASVRRSLFSNPERTQFLTHLVNGVIHIIQNPRGLSDPGNYHEFCRLLLRLKSNFQLGELILLEHYPEDIQLIAKFTVQSLQMWQFSPNSLHYLLALWHKLVSSIPYVKAGDRHLLDIYTPEVVNAYITSRFESVAVVVRERLEDPLDDLGVVHLQLEQISVIGRCEYQKTYTLLVQLFDQAARAYQELMTQPQASPAQQMDTSIQEGQLTWLVYIIGGVIGGKVTFNTNEEYDAMDGELVCRVLQLMNLTDSRLAQGGCEKLELAMLSFFEQFRKIYVGEQVQKNPKVYRRLSDVLGVNDESMILGILIRKIITNLKYWGRSEQIISKTLQLLNDLSVGYSCVRKLVKLEEVQFMLNNHTGEHFPFLGNNVPVTEMRCRSMFYTSLGRLLMVDLGEDEERFHTFMLPLTGALESLGQLMGAADPSLFAAEEAKKALIGLARDLRGLAYAFNTKTSYMMLFDWIYPNYTPILLHAVELWHYQPQVTTPVLKLFAELVQNRCQRLQFDASSPNGILLFREASKVICSYGNRILGVDVPKDQIYPLKLKGISICFSMLKAALCGNYVNFGAFRLYGDEALDNALNTFVKLLLSIPQSDLLDYPKLSTTYYVLLECLAQDHMVFLSTLEPRVFLYILSSISEGLTALGAQKDSYTDTMVCTGCCATLDHIVTYLFKQLYPKGGYARRKNAVVPGGGDLLQVLKQHPEILQQILSTVLNVIMFEDCRNQWSMSRPLLGLILLNEEYFNQLRENIIRSQPVDKQATMAQWFENLMEGIERNLLTRNRDRFTQNLSLLIKDINDILKGPYTSVNSVSDMMAL, translated from the exons ATGGATCACATACAGGAAGTACGGCAGCTGGAGTTGCTGTGCAAGCAGTTGTATGAGTCTCAAGATTCTGCGCATCGCGCAGAGGCAGAGAAAGCGCTTGTTGCATTTCAAAATGCACCGGATACGCTTACAAAATGCCAGCTCCTACTTGATCGAGGAGATTCTGCGTACGCTCAGTTATTGGCGGCCACCACATTGACAAAATTGGTTTCACGTTCGGCGGGGCTCAGCTTACAACAAAGGCTGGACATAC GGAATTATGTTCTCAACTATTTAGCAACTCAACCAAAATTACCAAACTTTGTGATACAAGCTTTGGTTACGTTATTCGCTAGGATATCCAAGCTTGGTTGGTTCGATTCTGATAAAGACGAATTCGTCTTTAGAAATGTGGTCAGCGACGTAGCAAAATTTCTTCAG GGATCCGTGGAACACTGTATGATAGGAGTCCAGTTCCTTTCTCAACTGACTTGTGAAATGAATCATGTGTCGGACGTAGATGCGAATAGGTCTCTTACGAAACATAGAAAAATTGCCAGTAGCTTCAGAGATACGCAGCTTTTTGAAATATTCAAGTTGTCGTGCACTTTATTAAGTACAGCACGCgagaattgtaaaaatttaaatttcaacgaCGAAGCACAG CACGGTCTGATCAGGGAGCTTTTAAAGCTTGCTCAGAACTGTTTAACATTCGACTTTGTCGGAACATCAGCGGATGAAAGTTCGGAAGACCTTAGTGCGATACAAATTCCAAACAGCTGGAGGCCTGTATTCTTGGATTCGAAATCGTTAAAGCTCTTCTTTGATTTATATCATAGTTTACCGTACACGTTGTCATCGTTGGCCCTCTCGTGTTTGGTCCAAATGGCATCTGTTAGGAGGAGTTTATTTTCAAATCCAGAAAGAACACAATTCCTAACGCACTTGGTTAATGGTGTGATACACATAATACAAAATCCTCGTGGCTTGAGCGACCCTGGAAACTACCATGAATTTTGTAGACTACTGTTGAGATTAAAAAGCAACTTTCAACTCGGAGAACTGATCTTACTTGAGCATTATCCAGAAGATATACAGTTAATTGCAAAGTTCACAGTACAGAGCTTACAAATGTGGCAATTCTCACCAAACAGTTTGCATTACCTTCTAGCCCTGTGGCACAAGCTGGTGTCATCTATACCTTACGTGAAAGCAGGAGATCGACATTTATTAGACATATACACGCCAGAAGTTGTAAACGCATATATCACTTCAAGATTTGAATCGGTTGCGGTCGTAGTTAGGGAACGTTTGGAAGACCCGCTCGATGATTTAGGGGTGGTACATTTACAATTAGAGCAAATATCGGTAATTGGCAGGTGTGAATATCAAAAGACATATACCTTGTTGGTACAACTGTTTGATCAAGCTGCCAGAGCTTACCAAGAATTAATGACGCAGCCCCAAGCATCTCCGGCCCAACAAATGGATACATCTATACAAGAGGGTCAACTCACATGGCTTGTGTACATTATAG gtgGTGTCATTGGTGGGAAAGTAACATTTAACACCAACGAAGAGTATGACGCGATGGATGGTGAATTAGTCTGCAGAGTACTTCAATTAATGAATTTGACTGATTCGAGACTCGCGCAAGGTGGCTGTGAGAAATTGGAGTTGGCAATGTTGAGTTTCTTTGAGCAATTTCGTAAAATATATGTAGGCGAACAGGTTCAAAAAAATCCAAAGGTATACAGAAGACTGTCGGATGTTCTGGGAGTGAACGATGAATCTATGATACTCGGTATTCTTATCCGAAAGAT AATAACAAATCTCAAGTATTGGGGTCGTAGCGAGCAAATTATTTCCAAAACGTTACAACTATTAAACGATCTCTCTGTGGGTTATAGCTGTGTTCGTAAACTTGTAAAATTAGAAGAAGTACAATTTATGCTCAACAATCACACA GGAGAGCATTTTCCATTTTTGGGAAACAACGTCCCTGTAACGGAAATGCGTTGCAGATCAATGTTCTACACGTCCCTGGGTAGATTACTGATGGTAGATTTGGGGGAAGACGAAGAAAGGTTTCACACGTTTATGTTACCCTTAACGG GCGCATTAGAGAGCTTGGGTCAATTAATGGGCGCTGCCGATCCTTCGCTTTTCGCGGCAGAAGAAGCAAAAAAGGCACTGATCGGCTTAGCGAGAGACCTGAGGGGTTTAGCTTATGCGTTTAATACAAAAACATCATACATGATGCTGTTCGATTGGAT ATATCCAAATTACACACCAATTTTATTGCACGCTGTGGAATTATGGCACTATCAACCGCAAGTTACAACACCTGTCCTGAAATTATTTGCCGAATTAGTACAAAATAGGTGTCAACGATTACAATTTGACGCATCTTCTCCGAATGGGATTCTATTATTTCGGGAGGCTAGTAAAGTAATATGTAGTTACGGTAATCGCATATTGGGCGTTGATGTTCCAAAGGATCAAATATACCCTTTAAAACTCAAGGGAATAAGTATATGCTTTAGTATGTTAAAAGCAGCTTTATGTGGCAACTACGTGAATTTTGGAGCGTTCAGATTGTACGGTGACGAAGCATTGGACAACGCGCTGAACACATTTGTAAAATTACTTCTCAGTATACCACAGAGTGATTTACTG GATTACCCGAAACTATCTACAACGTATTACGTGTTACTCGAGTGCTTGGCACAGGATCACATGGTTTTCCTCTCTACCTTAGAACCCAGAGTTTTCTTGTACATTCTATCGAGCATCAGTGAAGGCCTTACAGCATTAGGTGCGCAAAAAGACTCCTATACAG ATACAATGGTTTGTACTGGTTGCTGCGCCACTCTTGATCATATCGTgacatatttatttaaacaacttTATCCAAAAG GGGGCTACGCGAGAAGAAAAAATGCCGTGGTTCCAGGTGGTGGAGATTTATTACAAGTTCTAAAGCAACATCCCGAAATCCTTCAGCAAATATTGAGCACTGTATTAAATGTGATAATGTTCGAGGACTGTAGGAATCAATGGAGTATGTCACGTCCCCTTTTAggattaattcttttaaacgaaGAA TATTTTAATCAATTACGAGAAAATATCATTAGAAGCCAACCAGTTGATAAGCAGGCAACAATGGCACAATGGTTTGAGAACCTCATGGAAGGAATTGAAAGGAATTTACTCACAAGGAATAGAGATag GTTTACACAAAATTTATCGTTGCTTATAAAAGATATAAATGATATCTTGAAGGGACCTTATACATCTGTAAACTCTGTCAGTGATATGATGGCTTTGTAG
- the Ranbp16 gene encoding ran-binding protein 16 isoform X6, translating to MADEQEVRQLELLCKQLYESQDSAHRAEAEKALVAFQNAPDTLTKCQLLLDRGDSAYAQLLAATTLTKLVSRSAGLSLQQRLDIRNYVLNYLATQPKLPNFVIQALVTLFARISKLGWFDSDKDEFVFRNVVSDVAKFLQGSVEHCMIGVQFLSQLTCEMNHVSDVDANRSLTKHRKIASSFRDTQLFEIFKLSCTLLSTARENCKNLNFNDEAQHGLIRELLKLAQNCLTFDFVGTSADESSEDLSAIQIPNSWRPVFLDSKSLKLFFDLYHSLPYTLSSLALSCLVQMASVRRSLFSNPERTQFLTHLVNGVIHIIQNPRGLSDPGNYHEFCRLLLRLKSNFQLGELILLEHYPEDIQLIAKFTVQSLQMWQFSPNSLHYLLALWHKLVSSIPYVKAGDRHLLDIYTPEVVNAYITSRFESVAVVVRERLEDPLDDLGVVHLQLEQISVIGRCEYQKTYTLLVQLFDQAARAYQELMTQPQASPAQQMDTSIQEGQLTWLVYIIGGVIGGKVTFNTNEEYDAMDGELVCRVLQLMNLTDSRLAQGGCEKLELAMLSFFEQFRKIYVGEQVQKNPKVYRRLSDVLGVNDESMILGILIRKIITNLKYWGRSEQIISKTLQLLNDLSVGYSCVRKLVKLEEVQFMLNNHTGEHFPFLGNNVPVTEMRCRSMFYTSLGRLLMVDLGEDEERFHTFMLPLTGALESLGQLMGAADPSLFAAEEAKKALIGLARDLRGLAYAFNTKTSYMMLFDWIYPNYTPILLHAVELWHYQPQVTTPVLKLFAELVQNRCQRLQFDASSPNGILLFREASKVICSYGNRILGVDVPKDQIYPLKLKGISICFSMLKAALCGNYVNFGAFRLYGDEALDNALNTFVKLLLSIPQSDLLDYPKLSTTYYVLLECLAQDHMVFLSTLEPRVFLYILSSISEGLTALGAQKDSYTDTMVCTGCCATLDHIVTYLFKQLYPKGGYARRKNAVVPGGGDLLQVLKQHPEILQQILSTVLNVIMFEDCRNQWSMSRPLLGLILLNEEYFNQLRENIIRSQPVDKQATMAQWFENLMEGIERNLLTRNRDRFTQNLSLLIKDINDILKGPYTSVNSVSDMMAL from the exons ATGGCGGACGAACAG GAAGTACGGCAGCTGGAGTTGCTGTGCAAGCAGTTGTATGAGTCTCAAGATTCTGCGCATCGCGCAGAGGCAGAGAAAGCGCTTGTTGCATTTCAAAATGCACCGGATACGCTTACAAAATGCCAGCTCCTACTTGATCGAGGAGATTCTGCGTACGCTCAGTTATTGGCGGCCACCACATTGACAAAATTGGTTTCACGTTCGGCGGGGCTCAGCTTACAACAAAGGCTGGACATAC GGAATTATGTTCTCAACTATTTAGCAACTCAACCAAAATTACCAAACTTTGTGATACAAGCTTTGGTTACGTTATTCGCTAGGATATCCAAGCTTGGTTGGTTCGATTCTGATAAAGACGAATTCGTCTTTAGAAATGTGGTCAGCGACGTAGCAAAATTTCTTCAG GGATCCGTGGAACACTGTATGATAGGAGTCCAGTTCCTTTCTCAACTGACTTGTGAAATGAATCATGTGTCGGACGTAGATGCGAATAGGTCTCTTACGAAACATAGAAAAATTGCCAGTAGCTTCAGAGATACGCAGCTTTTTGAAATATTCAAGTTGTCGTGCACTTTATTAAGTACAGCACGCgagaattgtaaaaatttaaatttcaacgaCGAAGCACAG CACGGTCTGATCAGGGAGCTTTTAAAGCTTGCTCAGAACTGTTTAACATTCGACTTTGTCGGAACATCAGCGGATGAAAGTTCGGAAGACCTTAGTGCGATACAAATTCCAAACAGCTGGAGGCCTGTATTCTTGGATTCGAAATCGTTAAAGCTCTTCTTTGATTTATATCATAGTTTACCGTACACGTTGTCATCGTTGGCCCTCTCGTGTTTGGTCCAAATGGCATCTGTTAGGAGGAGTTTATTTTCAAATCCAGAAAGAACACAATTCCTAACGCACTTGGTTAATGGTGTGATACACATAATACAAAATCCTCGTGGCTTGAGCGACCCTGGAAACTACCATGAATTTTGTAGACTACTGTTGAGATTAAAAAGCAACTTTCAACTCGGAGAACTGATCTTACTTGAGCATTATCCAGAAGATATACAGTTAATTGCAAAGTTCACAGTACAGAGCTTACAAATGTGGCAATTCTCACCAAACAGTTTGCATTACCTTCTAGCCCTGTGGCACAAGCTGGTGTCATCTATACCTTACGTGAAAGCAGGAGATCGACATTTATTAGACATATACACGCCAGAAGTTGTAAACGCATATATCACTTCAAGATTTGAATCGGTTGCGGTCGTAGTTAGGGAACGTTTGGAAGACCCGCTCGATGATTTAGGGGTGGTACATTTACAATTAGAGCAAATATCGGTAATTGGCAGGTGTGAATATCAAAAGACATATACCTTGTTGGTACAACTGTTTGATCAAGCTGCCAGAGCTTACCAAGAATTAATGACGCAGCCCCAAGCATCTCCGGCCCAACAAATGGATACATCTATACAAGAGGGTCAACTCACATGGCTTGTGTACATTATAG gtgGTGTCATTGGTGGGAAAGTAACATTTAACACCAACGAAGAGTATGACGCGATGGATGGTGAATTAGTCTGCAGAGTACTTCAATTAATGAATTTGACTGATTCGAGACTCGCGCAAGGTGGCTGTGAGAAATTGGAGTTGGCAATGTTGAGTTTCTTTGAGCAATTTCGTAAAATATATGTAGGCGAACAGGTTCAAAAAAATCCAAAGGTATACAGAAGACTGTCGGATGTTCTGGGAGTGAACGATGAATCTATGATACTCGGTATTCTTATCCGAAAGAT AATAACAAATCTCAAGTATTGGGGTCGTAGCGAGCAAATTATTTCCAAAACGTTACAACTATTAAACGATCTCTCTGTGGGTTATAGCTGTGTTCGTAAACTTGTAAAATTAGAAGAAGTACAATTTATGCTCAACAATCACACA GGAGAGCATTTTCCATTTTTGGGAAACAACGTCCCTGTAACGGAAATGCGTTGCAGATCAATGTTCTACACGTCCCTGGGTAGATTACTGATGGTAGATTTGGGGGAAGACGAAGAAAGGTTTCACACGTTTATGTTACCCTTAACGG GCGCATTAGAGAGCTTGGGTCAATTAATGGGCGCTGCCGATCCTTCGCTTTTCGCGGCAGAAGAAGCAAAAAAGGCACTGATCGGCTTAGCGAGAGACCTGAGGGGTTTAGCTTATGCGTTTAATACAAAAACATCATACATGATGCTGTTCGATTGGAT ATATCCAAATTACACACCAATTTTATTGCACGCTGTGGAATTATGGCACTATCAACCGCAAGTTACAACACCTGTCCTGAAATTATTTGCCGAATTAGTACAAAATAGGTGTCAACGATTACAATTTGACGCATCTTCTCCGAATGGGATTCTATTATTTCGGGAGGCTAGTAAAGTAATATGTAGTTACGGTAATCGCATATTGGGCGTTGATGTTCCAAAGGATCAAATATACCCTTTAAAACTCAAGGGAATAAGTATATGCTTTAGTATGTTAAAAGCAGCTTTATGTGGCAACTACGTGAATTTTGGAGCGTTCAGATTGTACGGTGACGAAGCATTGGACAACGCGCTGAACACATTTGTAAAATTACTTCTCAGTATACCACAGAGTGATTTACTG GATTACCCGAAACTATCTACAACGTATTACGTGTTACTCGAGTGCTTGGCACAGGATCACATGGTTTTCCTCTCTACCTTAGAACCCAGAGTTTTCTTGTACATTCTATCGAGCATCAGTGAAGGCCTTACAGCATTAGGTGCGCAAAAAGACTCCTATACAG ATACAATGGTTTGTACTGGTTGCTGCGCCACTCTTGATCATATCGTgacatatttatttaaacaacttTATCCAAAAG GGGGCTACGCGAGAAGAAAAAATGCCGTGGTTCCAGGTGGTGGAGATTTATTACAAGTTCTAAAGCAACATCCCGAAATCCTTCAGCAAATATTGAGCACTGTATTAAATGTGATAATGTTCGAGGACTGTAGGAATCAATGGAGTATGTCACGTCCCCTTTTAggattaattcttttaaacgaaGAA TATTTTAATCAATTACGAGAAAATATCATTAGAAGCCAACCAGTTGATAAGCAGGCAACAATGGCACAATGGTTTGAGAACCTCATGGAAGGAATTGAAAGGAATTTACTCACAAGGAATAGAGATag GTTTACACAAAATTTATCGTTGCTTATAAAAGATATAAATGATATCTTGAAGGGACCTTATACATCTGTAAACTCTGTCAGTGATATGATGGCTTTGTAG